A genomic segment from Barrientosiimonas humi encodes:
- a CDS encoding heavy metal translocating P-type ATPase: MSTDLGQQPRVDGVVELDITGMTCASCANRIERKLNKLDGVTATVNYATEKASVQHTADVSTDDLLRTVEAAGYQAAVPRTERADADDDAAPDARDHELQTLRQRVLVSAALSVPVILMAMVPALQFDNWQWLSLTLAAPVVVWGAWPFHRAAWTNLRHGAFTMDTLVSIGTLAALSWSVVALFFGHAGMPGMKHPFELTVQRGEGLSNIYLEAAAGVTTFILLGRYIEARSKRAAGAALRALLDLGAKDVAVLRGPAGAEREERIPVADLAVGDRFVVRPGEKIATDGEVVSGRSAVDLSMLTGESVPVEVAAGDTVVGATVNASGRLVVRATRVGSDTQLAQMAKLVEDAQTGKAPVQRLADRISSVFVPLVLLLALGTLVVWLLIGAGASAAFTAAVAVLIIACPCALGLATPTALMVGTGRGAQLGILIKGPEALEATRTVDTVVLDKTGTVTTGAMAVRQVLAAPDESPDQVLRLAGAVESASEHPVAQAVAKAAARHGALPPVDDFTNHAGLGVAGAVSSDSESGSATTVLVGRPSLLEQQGMTVPEALAADVDEAQRRGETVVLVGWDGRARGAVAVADAVKPTSAQAVADLKQLGLRPILLTGDQELVARSVADEVGIDEVIAEVLPQDKVDVVRRLQDQGRVVAMVGDGVNDAAALAQADLGLAMGTGTDVAIEASDLTLVSGDLATAVDAIRLSRRTLSTIKGNMFWAFAYNVAALPVAALGLLNPMLAGAAMAFSSVFVVLNSLRLRSFRALRRA; the protein is encoded by the coding sequence ATGAGCACCGACCTCGGTCAGCAGCCGCGCGTCGACGGCGTCGTCGAGCTCGACATCACCGGCATGACCTGCGCCTCGTGCGCGAACCGCATCGAGCGCAAGCTCAACAAGCTCGACGGCGTCACCGCCACGGTCAACTACGCCACCGAGAAGGCCTCCGTCCAGCACACCGCCGACGTCTCCACCGACGACCTGCTGCGCACGGTCGAGGCCGCGGGATACCAGGCCGCAGTGCCCCGCACCGAGCGCGCCGACGCGGATGACGACGCCGCGCCCGACGCCCGCGACCACGAGCTGCAGACGCTGCGCCAGCGGGTGCTCGTCAGCGCCGCGCTCAGCGTCCCGGTGATCCTCATGGCGATGGTCCCGGCCCTCCAGTTCGACAACTGGCAGTGGCTGTCGCTGACCCTGGCCGCGCCCGTCGTGGTCTGGGGCGCCTGGCCGTTCCACCGGGCCGCGTGGACCAACCTGCGGCATGGGGCCTTCACCATGGACACCCTGGTGTCGATCGGTACGCTCGCGGCCCTGTCCTGGTCGGTCGTCGCCCTGTTCTTCGGTCACGCCGGCATGCCCGGCATGAAGCACCCGTTCGAGCTCACCGTGCAGCGCGGCGAGGGACTGTCCAACATCTACCTCGAGGCGGCCGCGGGCGTCACCACGTTCATCCTGCTCGGCCGCTACATCGAGGCGCGCTCCAAGCGGGCGGCCGGGGCGGCGCTGCGGGCGCTGCTCGACCTCGGCGCCAAGGACGTCGCGGTGCTGCGCGGGCCGGCCGGCGCCGAGCGCGAGGAGCGCATCCCGGTGGCCGACCTCGCGGTCGGCGACCGTTTCGTCGTGCGCCCGGGCGAGAAGATCGCCACCGACGGCGAGGTGGTCAGCGGCCGCTCCGCGGTCGACCTGTCGATGCTCACCGGCGAGTCGGTGCCGGTCGAGGTGGCCGCGGGCGACACCGTCGTCGGCGCGACCGTCAACGCCTCCGGCCGACTCGTGGTCCGCGCCACCCGCGTCGGCTCCGACACCCAGCTGGCCCAGATGGCCAAGCTCGTCGAGGACGCCCAGACCGGCAAGGCCCCGGTGCAGCGCCTCGCCGACCGCATCTCCTCGGTCTTCGTGCCGCTGGTGCTGCTGCTCGCGCTCGGCACCCTGGTCGTCTGGCTGCTGATCGGTGCCGGCGCGTCCGCGGCGTTCACGGCGGCGGTCGCGGTGCTGATCATCGCCTGCCCGTGCGCCCTCGGGCTCGCGACGCCCACCGCGCTCATGGTCGGCACCGGCCGCGGCGCGCAGCTGGGCATCCTCATCAAGGGCCCCGAGGCCCTCGAGGCCACCCGCACCGTCGACACGGTCGTGCTCGACAAGACGGGCACCGTGACCACCGGTGCGATGGCCGTACGCCAGGTGCTGGCTGCTCCCGACGAGTCGCCCGACCAGGTGCTGCGTCTCGCGGGGGCAGTGGAGTCCGCCTCGGAGCACCCCGTGGCGCAGGCCGTCGCCAAGGCGGCCGCACGCCACGGTGCGCTGCCCCCGGTCGACGACTTCACCAACCACGCCGGGCTCGGTGTCGCCGGAGCCGTCAGCTCCGACAGCGAATCCGGCTCTGCCACAACGGTTCTCGTCGGCCGACCCAGCCTGCTGGAGCAGCAGGGCATGACGGTCCCCGAGGCGCTGGCCGCCGACGTCGACGAGGCCCAGCGGCGCGGCGAGACCGTCGTGCTCGTCGGCTGGGACGGCCGGGCGCGGGGAGCGGTCGCGGTCGCCGACGCGGTCAAGCCGACCTCGGCGCAGGCGGTCGCCGACCTCAAGCAGCTGGGGCTGCGGCCCATCCTGCTCACCGGCGACCAGGAGCTCGTCGCCCGGTCGGTCGCCGACGAGGTCGGCATCGACGAGGTGATCGCCGAGGTGCTCCCGCAGGACAAGGTCGACGTCGTGCGCCGGCTGCAGGACCAGGGGCGCGTCGTCGCGATGGTCGGGGACGGCGTCAACGACGCGGCCGCCCTCGCCCAGGCCGACCTGGGCCTCGCGATGGGCACCGGAACCGACGTCGCGATCGAGGCCAGCGACCTCACCCTGGTCAGCGGCGACCTCGCGACCGCGGTCGACGCCATCCGGCTGTCGCGGCGCACCCTGTCGACGATCAAGGGCAACATGTTCTGGGCGTTCGCCTACAACGTGGCCGCCCTCCCGGTCGCCGCGCTGGGTCTGCTCAACCCGATGCTCGCCGGCGCCGCCATGGCTTTCTCGTCGGTGTTCGTGGTGCTGAACAGCCTGCGGCTGCGCAGCTTCCGCGCCCTGCGCCGCGCCTGA
- a CDS encoding metal-sensitive transcriptional regulator gives MDEHTHGYIGNKDDYLKRLRRIEGQARGLQRMVEEEKYCIDILTQVSAMTKALQAVSLGLLEEHLSHCVVDAAKAGDDEEAQRKLREASDAIGRLVRS, from the coding sequence ATGGACGAGCACACGCACGGCTACATCGGCAACAAGGACGACTACCTCAAGCGGCTGCGGCGCATCGAGGGGCAGGCGCGTGGTCTGCAGCGGATGGTCGAGGAGGAGAAGTACTGCATCGACATCCTCACCCAGGTGTCCGCCATGACCAAGGCGCTGCAGGCCGTCTCGCTGGGGCTGCTCGAGGAGCACCTGAGCCACTGCGTCGTCGACGCCGCGAAGGCCGGTGACGACGAGGAGGCCCAGCGCAAGCTGCGCGAGGCGAGCGACGCGATCGGTCGGCTGGTGCGCTCATGA
- a CDS encoding SseB family protein, with translation MTVDSGGQGWHGRSLSGTGFDGDSGETDPRLLAALRSGDEQAAMRAIAAARLLVPIVAAPGEGDDTGTDMAAVTLRAPDGQQALPVFTGVAALAAWDAAARPTPVTAARAAQAAVSERCDVMVVDVADEHPFVLRPSMVWALAQDRPWLPAYTDPVVQQAVSLAARDDDDVRAAVCESGDDLEPGLLRIVLSVPPGRSAEQLQQLATRIGERLATDGEVRARIDGITFSIQPA, from the coding sequence GTGACCGTCGACTCCGGCGGCCAGGGCTGGCACGGGCGCAGCCTGTCCGGCACCGGCTTCGACGGCGACAGCGGCGAGACCGACCCGCGGCTGCTGGCGGCGCTGCGCTCCGGCGACGAGCAGGCCGCCATGCGCGCCATCGCCGCCGCCCGGCTGCTGGTGCCGATCGTGGCCGCGCCGGGGGAGGGCGACGACACCGGCACCGACATGGCCGCGGTGACCCTGCGCGCCCCCGACGGTCAGCAGGCCCTCCCGGTCTTCACCGGCGTCGCGGCCCTCGCGGCCTGGGACGCCGCCGCCCGGCCCACGCCCGTCACCGCCGCCCGGGCCGCCCAGGCCGCCGTGTCCGAGCGCTGCGACGTGATGGTCGTCGACGTCGCCGACGAGCACCCGTTCGTCCTGCGGCCCAGCATGGTGTGGGCGCTGGCGCAGGATCGGCCGTGGCTGCCGGCGTACACCGATCCTGTTGTGCAGCAAGCGGTCTCGCTGGCCGCGCGTGACGACGACGACGTGCGCGCCGCCGTGTGCGAGTCCGGCGACGACCTCGAGCCGGGTCTGCTGCGCATCGTGCTGTCGGTGCCGCCCGGCCGCTCCGCCGAGCAGCTGCAGCAGCTCGCGACCCGCATCGGCGAACGCCTCGCCACGGACGGCGAGGTGCGCGCCCGCATCGACGGCATCACCTTCTCCATCCAGCCCGCCTGA
- the priA gene encoding bifunctional 1-(5-phosphoribosyl)-5-((5-phosphoribosylamino)methylideneamino)imidazole-4-carboxamide isomerase/phosphoribosylanthranilate isomerase PriA yields MSSPRLELLPAVDVSGGQAVQLVQGVAGTGGQYGDPWGAAKAWQDQGAEWIHLVDLDAAFGRGNNTELLTGIVRRLDIDVELSGGIRDSATLGAALATGCRRVNLGTAALENPEWTAAIIADHGDRVAVGLDVRGTRLAARGWTREGGDLWETLERLDREGCARYVVTDVAKDGMLQGPNVQLLRDVCARTDRPVVASGGVSTLDDVRALRELTPEGVEGAIIGSALYRDAFTLPDALDVAGRP; encoded by the coding sequence ATGAGCTCACCGCGACTCGAGCTGTTGCCCGCCGTCGACGTGTCCGGCGGTCAGGCCGTGCAGCTGGTGCAGGGCGTGGCCGGCACGGGGGGTCAGTACGGCGACCCCTGGGGGGCCGCGAAGGCCTGGCAGGACCAGGGGGCGGAGTGGATCCACCTCGTCGACCTGGACGCGGCGTTCGGCCGCGGCAACAACACCGAGCTGCTGACCGGCATCGTGCGCCGGCTCGACATCGACGTCGAGCTGAGCGGCGGCATCCGCGACAGCGCCACGCTCGGGGCCGCGCTGGCCACCGGCTGCCGCCGGGTCAACCTCGGCACCGCGGCCCTGGAGAACCCCGAGTGGACGGCCGCGATCATCGCCGACCACGGCGACCGCGTCGCGGTGGGTCTGGACGTGCGCGGCACGCGCCTGGCCGCGCGCGGCTGGACCCGCGAGGGCGGCGACCTGTGGGAGACGCTGGAGCGCCTCGACCGCGAGGGGTGCGCGCGCTACGTCGTCACCGACGTCGCGAAGGACGGCATGCTGCAGGGCCCCAACGTGCAGCTGCTGCGCGACGTCTGCGCCCGCACCGACCGCCCGGTCGTCGCCTCCGGCGGCGTGTCCACCCTCGACGACGTCCGCGCGCTGCGCGAGCTGACGCCCGAGGGGGTCGAGGGCGCGATCATCGGGTCGGCGCTCTACCGCGACGCGTTCACCCTGCCCGACGCGCTCGACGTCGCCGGCCGGCCGTGA
- the hisH gene encoding imidazole glycerol phosphate synthase subunit HisH encodes MRRRVTVLDYGSGNVRSVVRMLERVGAEVSLTSQPDAVLRADGLYVPGVGNFHACVQGLRAVDGLRLVRERVAAGAPVLGVCVGMQVLFQGSVEPSSGPQEQGIGHWSGTVHRLQAPVVPHMGWSQVAPPEGSDLFAGLEQERFYFVHSYAADEAPTRAGRAPAATWAEHGGRFVAAVEDGPVSATQFHPEKSGDAGAQLLSSWLYRL; translated from the coding sequence GTGAGGCGCCGGGTGACGGTGCTCGACTACGGCAGCGGCAACGTGCGCTCGGTCGTGCGCATGCTCGAGCGCGTGGGCGCCGAGGTCAGCCTGACGTCGCAGCCCGACGCGGTGCTGCGCGCCGACGGGCTCTACGTCCCCGGTGTCGGCAACTTCCACGCCTGCGTGCAGGGCCTGCGTGCCGTCGACGGGCTGCGCCTGGTGCGCGAGCGGGTCGCGGCGGGCGCGCCGGTGCTGGGCGTGTGCGTCGGCATGCAGGTGCTCTTCCAGGGCTCGGTCGAGCCGAGCAGCGGACCGCAGGAGCAGGGCATCGGCCACTGGTCGGGCACCGTCCACCGGCTGCAGGCCCCGGTCGTCCCGCACATGGGCTGGTCGCAGGTCGCGCCGCCCGAGGGGTCCGACCTGTTCGCCGGGCTGGAGCAGGAGCGGTTCTACTTCGTCCACTCCTACGCCGCCGACGAGGCGCCGACCCGCGCCGGTCGTGCGCCGGCGGCCACCTGGGCCGAGCACGGCGGCCGGTTCGTCGCCGCCGTCGAGGACGGGCCGGTCAGCGCCACCCAGTTCCACCCCGAGAAGTCCGGCGACGCCGGTGCTCAGCTGCTGAGCTCCTGGCTCTACCGGTTGTGA
- the hisB gene encoding imidazoleglycerol-phosphate dehydratase HisB, protein MNRTASLTRRTSESTVELSLDLDGSGEYSVSTGVRFYDHMLESFSKHSLIDLQVKAVGDVDVDGHHTVEDTAIVLGQALREALGDKAGISRFGDAMVPLDEALAQAVVDVAGRPFVAHSGEPDAQAYAVIGGTYFGSMTQHVFQSLAHNAGLALHVRLLAGRDPHHIVECQFKALARALRAAVAIDPRVQGVPSAKGSL, encoded by the coding sequence ATGAACCGGACGGCCTCGCTCACCCGACGCACGTCGGAGAGCACCGTGGAGCTGTCGCTCGACCTCGACGGGTCGGGGGAGTACTCCGTCTCCACGGGCGTGCGCTTCTACGACCACATGCTCGAGAGCTTCAGCAAGCACAGCCTGATCGACCTGCAGGTCAAGGCCGTCGGCGACGTCGACGTCGACGGGCACCACACGGTCGAGGACACCGCGATCGTGCTCGGGCAGGCGCTGCGCGAGGCGCTCGGCGACAAGGCCGGCATCTCTCGCTTCGGCGACGCGATGGTGCCGCTCGACGAGGCGCTCGCCCAGGCGGTCGTCGACGTCGCCGGGCGGCCGTTCGTCGCGCACAGCGGCGAGCCCGACGCGCAGGCGTACGCCGTCATCGGCGGCACCTACTTCGGCTCGATGACCCAGCACGTCTTCCAGTCCCTCGCGCACAACGCGGGGCTGGCGCTGCACGTGCGCCTGCTCGCGGGCCGCGACCCGCACCACATCGTCGAGTGCCAGTTCAAGGCGCTCGCCCGCGCGCTGCGCGCGGCGGTCGCGATCGACCCCCGGGTGCAGGGCGTGCCCAGCGCCAAGGGGTCCCTCTGA
- a CDS encoding histidinol-phosphate transaminase, which produces MSDLRALLREDLRGQEPYGAPQLDVPVALNTNESSYPVPAEVVEAIVAAVGEVAPTLNRYPDREFTALRAALAGYLTATTGQPLATEQLWAANGSNEVLSHLVQAFGGPGRVALGFTPSYSMHPIIARSVGTTWVDGLRGTPSGAYDLDVTTAVEQVRAADPALVFLTSPNNPTGTALGLDVVEAVHDAAQGAVVIVDEAYAEFARPGTPSALTLLPGRERLVVTRTMSKAFAFAGVRLGYLAADPALTELLRLVRLPYHLSSVTQATARAALEHTGALLGMVEAIKAERDRLVTGTRDLGLDPVPSDANFVLVGGFADAARTWQALLDRGVLVRDVGIPHHLRITAGTPAETDAVLTALGDLVADHRQQETA; this is translated from the coding sequence ATGAGTGACCTGCGCGCGCTGCTGCGCGAAGACCTGCGGGGCCAGGAGCCCTACGGCGCCCCGCAGCTCGACGTGCCCGTCGCGCTCAACACCAACGAGAGCTCCTACCCCGTGCCGGCCGAGGTGGTCGAGGCCATCGTCGCGGCGGTGGGCGAGGTCGCCCCGACGCTGAACCGCTACCCCGACCGTGAGTTCACCGCGCTGCGCGCGGCGCTCGCGGGCTACCTGACCGCCACGACCGGTCAGCCGCTCGCCACCGAGCAGCTGTGGGCGGCCAACGGCAGCAACGAGGTGCTCTCGCACCTGGTCCAGGCCTTCGGCGGGCCAGGCCGGGTCGCGCTCGGCTTCACCCCGTCCTACTCCATGCACCCGATCATCGCCCGCTCGGTCGGCACGACCTGGGTCGACGGCCTGCGCGGTACGCCCTCGGGCGCCTACGACCTCGACGTCACCACCGCGGTCGAGCAGGTCCGCGCGGCCGACCCGGCGCTGGTCTTCCTGACCTCGCCCAACAACCCGACCGGCACCGCGCTCGGGCTCGACGTGGTCGAGGCCGTGCACGACGCGGCGCAGGGCGCCGTGGTGATCGTCGACGAGGCCTATGCCGAGTTCGCCCGGCCCGGCACGCCGAGCGCGCTCACCCTGCTGCCCGGGCGCGAGCGGCTGGTCGTCACCCGCACGATGAGCAAGGCGTTCGCGTTCGCCGGGGTGCGGCTGGGATACCTCGCCGCCGACCCCGCGCTCACCGAGCTGCTGCGCCTGGTGCGGCTGCCGTACCACCTCAGCAGCGTCACCCAGGCCACCGCGCGCGCGGCGCTGGAGCACACCGGCGCCCTGCTCGGCATGGTCGAGGCGATCAAGGCCGAGCGCGACCGTCTCGTCACCGGCACCCGCGACCTCGGGCTCGACCCCGTGCCGAGCGACGCCAACTTCGTGCTGGTCGGCGGGTTCGCCGACGCGGCGCGAACCTGGCAGGCTCTGCTCGACCGGGGCGTGCTCGTGCGCGACGTCGGCATCCCGCACCACCTGCGGATCACGGCGGGCACCCCCGCCGAGACCGACGCCGTGCTCACCGCGCTGGGCGACCTGGTCGCCGACCACCGACAGCAGGAGACCGCATGA
- the hisD gene encoding histidinol dehydrogenase has protein sequence MISRTDLRGPALASLDARGLRDALPRAAFDVEAALDAVRPICDEVHHRGADALRELSERFDGVRPTRLRVPAELLASALEQLDPDVRTALETSIERARAVHADQRRTDVTTTLADGGTVTERWVPVDRVGLYVPGGKAPLLSSVVMNVVPAQEAQVPSIAVASPPQRTNTGAFAGYPDPGVLAACALLGVEEVYAVGGAQAIAMFAYGAREADGTTVCEPVSLVTGPGNIYVVAAKRLLKGLIGIDSEAGPTEIAILADDSADPGHVAADLISQAEHDELAAAVLVTDSDALAGAVEEALTAQVAATKHSERIRVSLAGEQSAIVLVDDVEAGLRVVDAYAAEHLEIQTRDASAVAARVRNAGAIFVGPYAPVSLGDYCAGSNHVLPTGGCACHSSGLSVQSFLRGIHVVDYSRDALREVSRAVVTLAEAEDLPAHGQAVTVRFADE, from the coding sequence GTGATCAGCCGTACCGACCTGCGCGGTCCCGCGCTGGCGTCGCTCGACGCCCGCGGCCTGCGCGACGCGTTGCCCCGTGCCGCTTTCGACGTCGAGGCCGCCCTCGACGCCGTGCGACCGATCTGCGACGAGGTGCATCACCGCGGCGCCGACGCGCTGCGCGAGCTGTCCGAGCGGTTCGACGGCGTGCGCCCCACCCGGCTCCGGGTGCCGGCCGAGCTCCTGGCGAGCGCGCTCGAGCAGCTCGACCCCGACGTACGCACCGCGCTGGAGACCTCCATCGAGCGCGCCCGGGCGGTCCACGCCGACCAGCGCCGCACCGACGTCACCACGACGCTCGCCGACGGCGGCACGGTGACCGAGCGCTGGGTGCCGGTCGACCGGGTCGGGCTCTACGTCCCCGGCGGCAAGGCGCCGCTGCTGTCCAGCGTCGTCATGAACGTCGTGCCGGCGCAGGAGGCGCAGGTCCCCTCGATCGCCGTGGCCAGCCCGCCGCAGCGCACCAACACCGGGGCCTTCGCGGGCTACCCCGACCCGGGCGTGCTCGCGGCCTGCGCGCTGCTCGGCGTCGAGGAGGTCTACGCCGTCGGCGGCGCCCAGGCGATCGCGATGTTCGCCTACGGCGCCCGCGAGGCCGACGGCACCACCGTGTGCGAGCCGGTCAGCCTCGTCACCGGCCCCGGCAACATCTACGTCGTCGCGGCCAAGCGGCTGCTCAAGGGCCTGATCGGCATCGACTCCGAGGCCGGCCCGACCGAGATCGCGATCCTCGCCGACGACAGCGCCGACCCCGGCCACGTCGCCGCCGACCTGATCAGCCAGGCCGAGCACGACGAGCTCGCCGCCGCGGTGCTGGTCACCGACAGCGACGCGCTCGCCGGCGCCGTCGAGGAGGCGCTGACCGCCCAGGTCGCCGCCACCAAGCACAGCGAGCGCATCCGCGTCTCCCTCGCGGGCGAGCAGTCGGCGATCGTGCTGGTCGACGACGTCGAGGCGGGGCTGCGGGTGGTCGACGCCTACGCCGCCGAGCACCTCGAGATCCAGACGCGCGACGCCTCCGCGGTCGCCGCGCGGGTGCGCAACGCCGGCGCGATCTTCGTGGGGCCGTACGCCCCGGTGAGCCTCGGCGACTACTGCGCCGGGTCCAACCACGTGCTGCCCACGGGTGGCTGCGCGTGCCACAGCTCGGGCCTGTCGGTGCAGTCGTTCCTGCGCGGCATCCACGTCGTCGACTACTCCCGCGACGCGCTGCGCGAGGTCTCCCGCGCGGTGGTGACGCTCGCCGAGGCCGAGGACCTGCCGGCCCACGGGCAGGCGGTCACCGTGCGTTTCGCCGATGAGTGA